The following are from one region of the Neurospora crassa OR74A linkage group III, whole genome shotgun sequence genome:
- a CDS encoding sporulation protein RMD1 codes for MENTTPSENTPLLPTTTPSSPDVSRPTRPQRTVTFNPNPVTKTIEPEAAYRQARASHPSLPHPPMSPSSSSAISTGGLGGGPPMLSALNGKMRRRNSGGTIGTNHNSGLPYTSAGNTHLPKIGPQRSTKNAQKLKLLPNPELEEDGVDEESGRDVYSQYTRIKDPTARRDAARLGKADRDRLPRVTAYCTASRYQMDGLMRFLKSRSKSRGANPKLIDECIYTPYSYNPKQAAENNRAEAEAQEQQQLGLFDPIHSRRHSTGEVTQGDSSGYQSTEDLISLNLNGGSTSREGVQDMVAQGVISDENAVSDDPLADFDIQVHTPEVFLFEYGVVVIWGMSVAQEQRFLKEIAKFELEKLGPDDTETEYFNFYYTHEYQARIYNDFITLRDKNNYMTKLAISHALAQSVKTSLFEELIASTIETCKDIPTQIALTGKIDLSRQQINMQIGELFILRVNIHLNGSVLDTPELFWVEPQLEPLYKAVRSYLEMDQRVKLLTERMDVIADLLAVLKDQLTHGHGEKLEWIVIVLIAAEILVAAVNIVVDLYAGVD; via the exons ATGGAGAACACTACGCCGTCAGAGAATACACCGCTCCTCCCCACTACGACACCATCATCGCCCGACGTCAGCCGTCCCACGAGACCGCAACGAACTGTCACCTTCAACCCCAATCCCGTTACCAAGACCATCGAGCCCGAGGCAGCCTACCGTCAGGCCCGCGCCTCGCATCCAAGCCTACCGCATCCGCCAATGTCCCCTTCAAGTTCCTCCGCCATTAGCACTGGTGgtctcggcggcggccccCCCATGTTATCGGCCTTGAATGGCAAGATGCGACGACGGAACAGCGGCGGTACTATCGGAACCAACCACAATTCCGGCCTGCCCTATACGTCTGCTGGCAACACTCACCTGCCCAAGATCGGCCCCCAACGTAGCACCAAGAACGCCCAGAAGCTCAAGCTGTTACCCAACCCAGAGCTGGAGGAAGATGGCGTCGACGAGGAGTCCGGTCGCGACGTATACTCGCAGTACACCCGTATCAAGGATCCCACGGCCCGTCGTGATGCTGCGCGCCTCGGCAAGGCGGATCGCGACAGGCTGCCCAGAGTGACGGCGTACTGCACAGCTAGTAGGTACCAGATGGACGGCCTTATGCGGTTCCTCAAGAGCAGATCCAAGAGTCGGGGCGCAAACCCAAAGTTGATCGACGAGTGCATCTACACTCCTTATAGCTACAATCCCAAGCAGGCGGCTGAGAACAACCGGGCCGAGGCAGAAGCCCAGGAGCAACAACAGCTGGGGCTTTTTGACCCGATACATTCTCGCAGACATTCCACCGGCGAGGTGACGCAAGGTGACAGCAGTGGTTATCAAAGTACAGAGGACCTGATCAGTCTCAATCTCAATGGAGGCAGCACCTCCAGGGAAGGTGTTCAGGACATGGTGGCCCAAGGGGTCATCAGCGACGAGAACGCTGTGTCGGATGACCCGCTGGCTGATTTCGACATTCAAGTCCACACTCCGGAAGTCTTCCTCTTTGAGTACGGTGTGGTGGTAATATGGGGCATGTCGGTTGCCCAAGAACAGCGGTTCCTAAAGGAGATTGCAAAGTTCGAGTTGGAAAAGTTGGGGCCGGACGATACGGAGACGGAGTACTTCAACTTTTACTATACACACGAGTACCAGGCCCGGATCTACAACGACTTCATTACCTTGCGAGACAAGAACAACTACATGACGAAACTGGCCATTTCCCACGCTCTCGCCCAGAGTGTGAAG ACGTCTCTTTTTGAAGAACTCATTGCCTCAACCATCGAGACATGCAAGGACATCCCCACGCAGATTGCATTGACGGGCAAGATCGACCTCAGCCGGCAACAGATCAATATGCAAATTGGAGAGCTCTTCATATTGCGTGTCAACATTCACCTAAACGGCTCCGTCCTCGATACACCGGAGCTGTTCTGGGTCGAGCCACAACTCGAACCATTGTACAAGGCCGTGCGCAGTTACCTCGAGATGGACCAGCGTGTCAAGTTGCTGACAGAGCGTATGGATGTCATTGCCGATCTGTTGGCTGTTCTCAAGGACCAGCTAACTCACGGTCACGGAGAGAAACTAGAGTGGATCG TGATTGTCCTTATTGCTGCCGAGATTCTCGTGGCGGCCGTAAACATTGTTGTCGATTTGTATGCGGGCGTTGACTAG